A region from the Pseudomonadota bacterium genome encodes:
- a CDS encoding tRNA-dihydrouridine synthase family protein codes for MRKLVVGGKHVIPPFALAPLAELTEPPFRALVRDLGGCGLFYAPMLSPAAIRAHETHRIPIDAGREPGDPPLIVQIAPSRHDDVDDAVARLLRLITPDGIDINMGCAAPRIRRSGAGASLLADTGVAAAIVRAVRRRWPGTLTVKLRLPGSGRFDELLAFAATLVSEGVDAIALHPRLAREGFTRLARWELVAELAVALPVPVIGSGDVCAARSAVARLETSGAAAVMIGRGALRDPWIFAELAALSAGQAFAPPGVAELRSRVIALLDGIAAMVRPEGRAAARIALACSYLLEPTPFGRRAALELKRLDDIAAQRARLERHFDRLREEGWARPASTRDSSLTSKET; via the coding sequence TTGCGAAAGCTCGTCGTCGGCGGAAAACACGTAATCCCGCCATTCGCCCTCGCGCCGCTCGCGGAGCTCACCGAGCCGCCGTTCCGCGCGCTCGTCCGCGACCTCGGCGGGTGCGGGCTCTTCTACGCGCCCATGCTCTCGCCGGCGGCGATCCGCGCCCACGAGACGCACCGCATCCCGATCGACGCCGGGCGCGAGCCGGGCGATCCGCCGCTCATCGTGCAGATCGCGCCGTCGCGCCACGACGATGTGGACGACGCGGTCGCGCGGCTGCTGCGCCTGATCACGCCCGACGGCATCGACATCAACATGGGCTGCGCCGCGCCGCGGATCCGTCGCTCGGGCGCCGGCGCTTCGCTCCTCGCGGACACGGGCGTCGCCGCAGCCATCGTGCGCGCGGTCCGCCGCCGTTGGCCGGGGACGCTCACGGTCAAGCTGCGCCTCCCCGGTTCCGGGCGCTTCGACGAGCTGCTCGCGTTCGCCGCCACGCTCGTATCGGAGGGGGTCGACGCGATCGCGCTCCACCCGCGGCTCGCCCGCGAGGGGTTCACGCGCCTCGCGCGGTGGGAGCTCGTCGCCGAGCTCGCGGTCGCGCTGCCCGTCCCGGTGATCGGCTCGGGCGACGTCTGCGCTGCGCGTTCCGCCGTCGCGCGGCTCGAGACGTCGGGCGCCGCGGCGGTGATGATCGGCCGCGGTGCGCTGCGCGATCCGTGGATCTTCGCCGAGCTCGCGGCGCTCTCGGCCGGGCAGGCGTTCGCACCGCCAGGCGTGGCCGAGCTCCGCTCCCGGGTGATCGCGCTCCTGGACGGGATCGCGGCCATGGTCCGTCCGGAGGGCCGCGCCGCCGCGCGGATCGCCCTCGCCTGCTCCTACCTCCTCGAGCCGACGCCGTTCGGCCGCCGCGCCGCGCTCGAGCTCAAGCGGCTCGACGACATCGCGGCCCAACGCGCGCGCCTCGAGCGACACTTCGATCGCCTCCGCGAGGAGGGCTGGGCGCGGCCCGCTTCCACCCGAGATTCCTCATTGACATCGAAAGAGACGTGA
- a CDS encoding serine/threonine protein kinase, translating to MSARLKTGQVLEDKYTIVRQVGGGGMGIVYEAEHMALNVRVAIKVLHPTEADDPNVLARFKAEARSAAGIRHRNVVDVTDFGLTPDRRPFFVMEYLTGESLADRLDRRKALNEREAVEITDQILSGLAAAHKKGIIHRDLKPENVWLAKGEDGAETVKLLDFGIAKIVGSSVASRNVPTVELSSRPTTQQGIVLGTPGYMAPESITVGGGSDARSDLFAVGVLLYEMIVGRRPFNGVTVHEIMMSTATDPVPQPSVLKPEISPAMERLILTSLAKEPCDRFQSAEEFLRHLTAAAVGRIPDNARPCVTRVGMPSVIPPAALKRVKMKLPDPVAELSRSRSGDALRRSGLSSSRTDLGLRQSATAGPRPELRRSRELSRSAIERGGLSKTGDRGAHKKSRRRLSLPISPFAIVLLLGLGAAFYFLYLRDGPWREIGHEEAWKLNGRTPAGASADPGTEAFSAKASSSASEEKATGGTVTIWIDVEPVEAHLTLNGSPIADRPFTVPRGDAPIQLRATAPGKEPLTVDVVPDRDRTVQIRLRPSGGKPN from the coding sequence GTGTCGGCTCGTCTCAAGACCGGACAAGTCCTCGAGGACAAATACACCATCGTGCGCCAGGTCGGCGGCGGCGGCATGGGGATCGTCTACGAGGCCGAGCACATGGCGCTCAACGTGCGCGTCGCCATCAAGGTGCTGCACCCCACCGAGGCCGACGATCCGAACGTGCTCGCGCGGTTCAAGGCCGAGGCGCGCTCCGCCGCCGGGATCCGTCACCGCAACGTCGTCGACGTGACCGACTTCGGCCTGACTCCCGACAGGCGGCCGTTCTTCGTGATGGAGTACCTCACCGGCGAGTCGCTCGCGGACAGGCTCGACCGGCGGAAGGCGCTCAACGAGCGCGAGGCGGTCGAGATCACGGATCAGATCCTGAGCGGCCTCGCCGCGGCGCACAAGAAGGGGATCATCCACCGGGATCTGAAGCCGGAGAACGTGTGGCTCGCAAAGGGCGAGGACGGCGCGGAGACCGTGAAGCTGCTCGACTTCGGCATCGCCAAGATCGTCGGCAGCTCGGTGGCGAGCCGCAACGTTCCCACCGTCGAGCTCTCGTCCCGCCCGACGACGCAGCAGGGCATCGTGCTCGGCACGCCGGGGTACATGGCGCCCGAGTCGATCACGGTCGGCGGCGGCTCGGACGCGCGCTCGGATCTTTTCGCGGTCGGCGTGCTCCTCTACGAGATGATCGTCGGGCGCAGGCCGTTCAACGGCGTCACGGTGCACGAGATCATGATGTCCACGGCTACGGATCCGGTGCCGCAGCCGAGCGTCCTGAAGCCGGAGATCTCCCCCGCCATGGAGAGGCTCATCCTGACGTCGCTCGCCAAGGAGCCCTGCGACCGCTTCCAGTCCGCGGAGGAGTTCCTGCGCCACCTCACGGCCGCCGCGGTCGGGCGGATCCCGGACAACGCGCGGCCCTGCGTGACGCGCGTCGGCATGCCTTCGGTCATCCCGCCGGCGGCGCTCAAGCGCGTGAAGATGAAGCTCCCGGATCCCGTGGCCGAGCTGTCGAGGAGCAGATCTGGAGACGCCCTCCGGCGCTCCGGGCTCTCGTCGAGCCGCACGGATCTCGGCCTTCGGCAGTCCGCGACGGCAGGACCGCGGCCCGAGCTTCGGCGCAGCCGCGAGCTGTCCCGCTCGGCTATCGAGCGCGGCGGCTTGTCGAAGACCGGCGATCGCGGGGCGCACAAGAAGAGCAGACGCCGTCTCTCCTTGCCGATCTCGCCGTTCGCCATCGTCCTGCTCCTCGGCCTCGGTGCGGCGTTCTACTTCCTCTACCTGCGCGACGGGCCGTGGCGCGAGATCGGCCACGAGGAAGCGTGGAAGCTGAACGGCCGCACCCCGGCGGGGGCGTCCGCGGACCCGGGCACCGAGGCGTTCTCGGCCAAGGCCTCGTCCTCGGCTTCCGAGGAGAAGGCGACGGGCGGGACCGTCACCATCTGGATCGACGTCGAACCGGTCGAGGCGCACTTGACGTTGAACGGATCGCCGATCGCCGATCGTCCGTTCACGGTGCCGAGGGGCGACGCCCCTATCCAGCTGCGCGCCACGGCGCCCGGCAAGGAGCCGCTCACGGTCGACGTCGTGCCCGATCGGGATCGCACGGTCCAGATCCGCCTGAGACCGTCCGGCGGGAAGCCGAACTAG
- a CDS encoding DNA replication/repair protein RecF: MPLPTVQLEALSLTEFRNISRLSIEPGPRFNVVSGRNGSGKTNLVEAIYLIGALRSFRTTTSRDLVRHGAAEAGVSGVFGGAAAGLRCEVIISERGRRARVDGKAPRADGGHFRDLPMVLFHPGHMELVQGGPDARRRFVDRALYQADRTYPAEHRAYLRALASRNRLLKAERPDERSIEAFEAQLASHGARIVAARDRFTDKLAPLFSEALAEVSLESGGSISYAPSVRDEAALAAKLADERRGDLARGFTSAGPHTDDLEIEIKGRSARRFASQGQQRTAVLAAKIAETRALAAATGRTPLMLLDDVSSELDDARNESLLAFLAGVGGQVFITTTHRKHVVVAGERVDFAVEEGAVTRA; encoded by the coding sequence GTGCCGCTGCCGACCGTCCAGCTCGAGGCGCTCTCCCTCACGGAGTTCAGGAACATCTCGCGCCTCTCGATCGAGCCGGGGCCGAGGTTCAACGTCGTCTCCGGGCGCAACGGCAGCGGCAAGACGAACCTCGTCGAGGCGATCTACCTGATCGGCGCGCTGCGCTCCTTCAGGACGACGACGAGCCGCGATCTCGTGCGGCACGGCGCGGCCGAGGCCGGGGTCTCGGGCGTGTTCGGCGGCGCCGCCGCGGGGCTGCGGTGCGAGGTGATCATCAGTGAGCGCGGGCGCCGCGCTCGCGTCGACGGCAAGGCGCCGCGGGCGGACGGCGGGCACTTCCGCGACCTCCCCATGGTGCTGTTCCACCCGGGGCACATGGAGCTCGTGCAGGGCGGACCGGATGCGCGACGGCGGTTCGTCGACCGCGCGCTCTACCAAGCGGACCGGACCTACCCGGCCGAGCACCGCGCGTACCTGCGCGCCCTCGCGAGCCGCAACCGGCTCCTCAAGGCCGAGAGACCGGACGAGCGTTCCATCGAGGCGTTCGAGGCGCAGCTCGCGTCCCACGGGGCGAGGATCGTCGCCGCGCGGGACCGGTTCACGGACAAGCTCGCCCCGCTCTTCTCAGAAGCGCTCGCGGAGGTGTCGCTCGAGAGCGGCGGCTCGATCTCCTACGCGCCGAGCGTCCGGGACGAAGCGGCGCTCGCGGCGAAGCTGGCGGACGAAAGGAGAGGGGACCTCGCCCGCGGGTTCACCTCGGCCGGGCCGCACACGGACGACCTCGAGATCGAGATCAAGGGACGCAGCGCGCGGCGCTTCGCCTCACAAGGGCAACAGCGCACCGCGGTGCTCGCGGCGAAGATCGCCGAGACGCGGGCGCTCGCCGCGGCGACCGGGCGCACGCCGCTCATGCTGCTCGACGACGTCTCCTCCGAGCTCGACGACGCGCGCAACGAGAGCCTGCTCGCGTTCCTCGCCGGCGTCGGCGGGCAGGTGTTCATCACGACGACGCACAGGAAGCACGTCGTCGTCGCCGGGGAGCGGGTGGACTTCGCGGTGGAGGAGGGCGCGGTGACGCGCGCCTAG
- the uvrB gene encoding excinuclease ABC subunit UvrB, with product MVFNSVGPGGEGDDRFELISPFEPRGDQPAAIEKLVRGFDEGIANQVLLGITGSGKTFTIAKVIEQLGRPALVLAHNKTLAAQLYSEFRSLFPNNAVEYFVSYYDYYQPEAYVPSTNTYIEKDASINERIDRLRHSATRSLLTRRDTIIVASVSCIYGIGSAEDYGAMLIRLGVGDHLGREELVRRLVDVQYSRNDVDFARGTFRVRGDVVEIFPVYEDERAVRVELFGDEIERLSEIDPLRGEVVRRVERAVLFPGSHYVAPTEKLRAAIERIREELRERLAELAASCKLVEKQRLEERTMYDLERLEQLGHCPGIENYSRHIAGRAAGEPASTLLDYFPEDFVTFIDESHQTVPQIGAMSRGDRARKETLVEFGFRLPSAIDNRPLSFEEFEARVGQVCFVSATPAEHELQKAAGEIAEQVIRPTGLMDPVVEVRRAVGQVDDLLGEVRARAERGQRVLVTTLTKRMAEELTEYYDELDVRVRYLHSDIETMERTELLRALRAGDYDVLVGINLLREGLDLPEVSLVAILDADKEGFLRSARSLIQTIGRAARNVDGAVIMYAERMTPSMQEAIRITRERRARQEAYNAEHGITPTTIQKAIDEIGPGAASADYAPLSRRSERGEIAGDPKASAEALREEMLEAAAALDFERAAALRDRLLGLCEEHGIKLRGSKGRSGGGGRGGRRR from the coding sequence ATGGTTTTCAACAGCGTCGGGCCGGGCGGGGAAGGGGACGACAGGTTCGAGCTGATCTCCCCGTTCGAGCCCCGCGGCGACCAACCCGCGGCGATCGAGAAGCTCGTGCGGGGCTTCGACGAGGGGATCGCCAACCAGGTGCTGCTCGGGATCACCGGCTCCGGAAAGACGTTCACGATCGCCAAGGTCATCGAGCAGCTCGGGCGCCCGGCGCTCGTCCTCGCCCACAACAAGACGCTCGCGGCACAGCTGTACTCCGAGTTTCGATCGCTCTTTCCGAACAACGCGGTCGAGTACTTCGTGAGCTACTACGACTACTACCAACCCGAAGCATACGTGCCATCGACGAACACTTACATTGAAAAGGACGCGTCGATCAACGAGCGGATCGACAGGCTCCGCCACTCCGCGACGCGATCGCTGCTCACAAGACGCGACACGATCATCGTGGCGTCCGTGTCGTGCATCTACGGCATCGGGTCGGCCGAGGACTACGGCGCGATGCTGATCCGCCTGGGCGTCGGCGATCACCTCGGGCGCGAGGAGCTGGTGCGCCGGCTCGTCGACGTGCAGTACTCCCGCAATGACGTCGACTTCGCGCGGGGGACTTTCCGCGTGCGAGGAGACGTCGTCGAGATCTTTCCGGTTTACGAGGACGAGCGCGCCGTGCGCGTGGAGCTGTTCGGCGACGAGATCGAGCGCCTGAGCGAGATCGATCCGCTGCGGGGCGAGGTGGTAAGGCGCGTGGAGCGCGCCGTTTTGTTCCCGGGATCGCACTACGTCGCGCCGACCGAGAAGCTGCGCGCGGCGATCGAGAGGATCCGCGAGGAGCTCCGGGAGCGGCTCGCGGAGCTCGCGGCGTCCTGCAAGCTCGTCGAGAAGCAGCGGCTCGAGGAGCGCACGATGTACGATCTCGAGCGGCTCGAGCAGCTCGGGCACTGCCCGGGGATCGAGAACTACTCGCGCCACATCGCCGGGCGCGCCGCCGGCGAGCCGGCCTCCACGCTGCTCGACTACTTCCCGGAGGACTTCGTCACGTTCATCGACGAGAGCCACCAGACCGTGCCGCAGATCGGCGCGATGAGCCGCGGCGATCGCGCCCGCAAGGAGACGCTCGTCGAGTTCGGCTTCCGCCTGCCGTCCGCCATCGACAACCGGCCGCTCTCGTTCGAGGAGTTCGAGGCGCGCGTCGGGCAGGTGTGCTTCGTGTCGGCCACGCCGGCCGAGCACGAGCTGCAGAAGGCCGCGGGCGAGATCGCGGAGCAGGTGATCCGGCCCACGGGGCTCATGGATCCCGTCGTCGAGGTGCGGCGGGCGGTCGGCCAGGTGGACGATCTGCTCGGCGAGGTCCGCGCGCGCGCGGAGAGGGGCCAGCGGGTGCTCGTCACGACGCTCACGAAGCGGATGGCCGAGGAGCTCACCGAGTACTACGACGAGCTCGACGTGCGCGTGCGCTACCTGCACAGCGACATCGAGACGATGGAGCGGACGGAGCTCCTCCGGGCGCTGCGCGCCGGCGACTACGACGTGCTCGTCGGGATCAACCTCCTGCGCGAAGGGCTCGATCTGCCCGAGGTGTCGCTCGTCGCGATCCTCGACGCCGACAAGGAGGGGTTCCTGCGCTCCGCGCGGTCGCTCATCCAGACGATCGGGCGGGCGGCGCGAAACGTCGACGGCGCCGTGATCATGTACGCGGAGAGGATGACCCCGTCGATGCAGGAGGCGATCCGGATCACCCGGGAGCGCCGCGCGAGGCAGGAGGCGTACAACGCGGAGCACGGGATCACGCCGACCACGATCCAGAAGGCGATCGACGAGATCGGCCCGGGGGCGGCGAGCGCCGACTACGCGCCGCTCTCTCGGAGATCGGAGCGCGGGGAGATCGCCGGCGATCCCAAGGCGTCCGCCGAGGCGCTGCGGGAGGAGATGCTCGAGGCGGCGGCGGCGTTGGACTTCGAGCGCGCGGCGGCGCTCCGGGATCGGCTGCTCGGGTTGTGCGAGGAGCACGGGATCAAGCTGCGGGGCTCCAAGGGGAGATCCGGCGGCGGCGGGCGCGGCGGGCGGCGGCGGTGA
- the dnaN gene encoding DNA polymerase III subunit beta, with translation MEITLSKQSLASALARTTTIADRKSSMQILSNVLITAEGAKMVQLSATDLNVSVGGSLPARVVKGGAVTLPAKTLYEVVRAMPEGDITLKSHEESVEITSGRSKFKLLGLPAEDFPHMPDSSGIEFITIEAALVLDMIERTSFSISSDETRPHLNGALFQGDGKVLRMVTTDGHRLSKAEYKTEESGFYNFSFVLPNRGVLELKRLLDVREGPVQIGTSEGSLFVRREVEIERAAEGAAAQIAEFVLSSKLIEAEFPPYDQVIPRGLEKKIIASRTAMLEALRRVSVVSAERTLGVKFSLGEGALEISTDNPAVGESSELVDVGYEGTELEIGFNARYFIDVLGVLTDDEVHVELSGPLDPAVVRDAVGCFVGVIMPMRI, from the coding sequence ATGGAAATAACCCTCTCGAAACAGAGCCTCGCCTCGGCCTTGGCGAGGACCACGACCATCGCAGATCGCAAGAGCTCGATGCAGATCCTGTCGAACGTGCTCATCACCGCCGAAGGCGCGAAGATGGTGCAGCTCTCGGCAACGGATCTGAACGTGTCGGTCGGAGGATCCCTCCCGGCGCGGGTCGTGAAGGGCGGCGCCGTGACGCTGCCGGCGAAGACGCTTTACGAGGTCGTGCGCGCCATGCCCGAGGGCGACATCACGCTCAAGTCGCACGAGGAGTCGGTCGAGATCACGAGCGGGCGCTCGAAGTTCAAGCTCCTCGGGCTGCCTGCCGAGGACTTTCCGCACATGCCGGACTCTTCCGGGATCGAGTTCATCACCATCGAGGCGGCGCTCGTCCTCGACATGATCGAGCGCACGTCGTTCTCGATATCCAGCGACGAAACCAGGCCGCACCTCAACGGCGCCCTTTTCCAGGGCGACGGCAAGGTGCTGCGCATGGTGACGACGGACGGGCACCGGCTGTCGAAGGCCGAATACAAGACCGAGGAGAGCGGCTTCTACAACTTCTCTTTCGTCCTTCCGAACCGCGGCGTCCTGGAGCTGAAGCGGCTCCTCGACGTGCGGGAGGGGCCGGTCCAGATCGGGACGAGCGAGGGCTCCCTGTTCGTTCGCCGCGAGGTCGAGATCGAGCGGGCGGCCGAGGGCGCGGCCGCGCAGATCGCCGAGTTCGTGCTCTCGAGCAAATTGATCGAGGCCGAGTTCCCGCCGTACGATCAGGTCATCCCGCGGGGACTCGAGAAGAAGATCATCGCCTCGCGGACGGCGATGCTCGAGGCGCTGCGCCGCGTGTCGGTCGTCTCGGCGGAGCGCACGCTCGGGGTCAAGTTCTCCCTCGGCGAGGGCGCGCTCGAGATCTCCACCGACAACCCGGCGGTGGGCGAGAGCTCGGAGCTCGTCGACGTCGGTTACGAGGGCACGGAGCTCGAGATCGGCTTCAATGCCCGTTACTTCATCGACGTGCTCGGCGTCCTCACCGACGACGAGGTCCACGTCGAGCTGTCCGGCCCGCTCGATCCGGCGGTGGTGCGCGACGCGGTGGGCTGCTTCGTCGGCGTCATCATGCCGATGCGCATCTGA
- a CDS encoding serine/threonine protein kinase, translating into MTTAARIVSRTCSKCGASYEGAAMFCPVDGTRLSGDKWDDDDRCAPIPPEIDPFLDRVIQGRYRVIERIGEGGMGVVYVAEHVEIEKRVALKVLRDDFSKRPEVVERFRQEARSASKVGNAHIVDVTDFGTLEEGGVYFAMELLSGRGLNEVCRGTPVPLERAVPIIDQIARALQAAHGKGIVHRDLKPENIFLIERDGNADFVKILDFGIAKISDRDSEGKRLTKTGMIFGTPEYMSPEQAAGRTLNHQVDIYALGCIMFELFTGRVPYDGDSFMAVLTQHMFEPIPILEEVNPETDVPPSVRAVVYKAMAKETADRYGQMDDLRADLERALGDADYVVDHPNRESTVRFSVTKKKIPPEKIETLMDWAPPAGTTGSAKRRSRAPLVVGLIVVLLLAAGGIGAYMAGLFGGRGRGPEPAAGGAAGVAGAAGAAAIEDATKGSTGDVDASHKAADDTAAVGSPLQGAPAPAKIEVHVSSDPEGAVVFVEGMGQVCSAAPCTVALEGGAPVRISAKNGDREERTAFTPSEENREIKFDLRPKGGGKKPKGGSGGGAGGASAGKEPQQGGSGLKIPDLFKNN; encoded by the coding sequence GTGACGACCGCGGCCCGCATCGTATCGCGCACCTGCTCCAAGTGCGGCGCCTCCTATGAGGGCGCGGCGATGTTCTGCCCGGTCGACGGCACGCGCCTGTCCGGCGACAAGTGGGACGACGACGACCGCTGCGCCCCGATCCCGCCCGAGATCGACCCGTTCCTCGACCGCGTGATCCAGGGCCGCTACCGCGTAATAGAGCGGATCGGCGAGGGCGGCATGGGTGTGGTCTACGTCGCCGAGCACGTCGAGATCGAGAAGCGGGTCGCGCTCAAGGTGCTGCGCGACGACTTCTCGAAGCGGCCGGAGGTCGTCGAGCGGTTCCGCCAGGAGGCGCGCTCGGCGAGCAAGGTCGGCAACGCGCACATCGTCGACGTCACTGACTTCGGCACGCTCGAGGAGGGCGGTGTCTACTTCGCGATGGAGCTCCTGAGCGGCCGCGGCCTGAACGAGGTCTGCCGCGGTACGCCGGTACCGCTGGAACGCGCCGTTCCCATCATCGACCAGATCGCGCGGGCGCTGCAGGCCGCGCACGGAAAGGGGATCGTCCACCGCGATCTGAAGCCCGAGAACATCTTCCTGATCGAACGCGACGGCAACGCCGATTTCGTCAAGATCCTGGACTTCGGAATCGCCAAGATCTCGGACCGCGACTCCGAGGGGAAGCGGCTCACGAAGACCGGCATGATCTTCGGCACGCCCGAGTACATGTCGCCCGAACAGGCCGCGGGGCGAACGCTGAACCACCAGGTCGACATCTACGCGCTCGGGTGCATCATGTTCGAGCTGTTCACCGGCCGCGTGCCGTACGACGGCGACTCGTTCATGGCCGTGCTGACGCAGCACATGTTCGAGCCGATACCGATCCTCGAGGAGGTGAACCCCGAGACCGACGTGCCGCCGTCCGTGCGCGCCGTGGTGTACAAGGCGATGGCCAAGGAGACCGCGGACCGCTACGGGCAGATGGACGATCTGCGCGCGGACCTCGAGCGGGCGCTCGGCGACGCGGACTACGTCGTCGATCACCCGAACCGCGAGAGCACGGTCCGCTTCTCCGTGACCAAGAAGAAGATCCCGCCCGAGAAGATCGAGACGCTGATGGACTGGGCGCCCCCCGCGGGGACCACGGGCAGCGCGAAGCGGAGGAGCCGGGCGCCGCTCGTCGTCGGCCTGATCGTCGTGCTCCTCCTCGCGGCCGGGGGGATCGGCGCGTACATGGCCGGCCTGTTCGGTGGCCGGGGGCGCGGCCCGGAGCCTGCCGCCGGCGGCGCGGCGGGCGTTGCGGGCGCGGCGGGGGCCGCGGCGATCGAAGACGCGACGAAGGGCTCGACCGGAGACGTCGACGCCTCGCACAAAGCGGCGGACGACACGGCGGCGGTGGGATCGCCGCTCCAGGGCGCGCCCGCGCCGGCGAAGATCGAGGTGCACGTCTCCTCGGATCCCGAAGGCGCCGTGGTGTTCGTCGAGGGCATGGGGCAGGTGTGCTCCGCCGCGCCGTGCACCGTCGCGCTCGAGGGCGGTGCGCCGGTCCGGATCTCGGCGAAGAACGGCGACCGCGAGGAGAGGACCGCGTTCACCCCGTCCGAGGAGAACCGGGAGATCAAGTTCGATCTGCGGCCCAAGGGCGGCGGCAAGAAGCCCAAGGGCGGATCGGGCGGCGGCGCAGGCGGGGCGAGCGCGGGAAAGGAACCGCAGCAGGGCGGCTCGGGCCTCAAGATCCCCGATCTCTTCAAGAACAACTAG